One region of Sulfuriroseicoccus oceanibius genomic DNA includes:
- a CDS encoding TFIIB-type zinc ribbon-containing protein: MHDWLLLKCPDCGNTFRVEAVDHADRAACSVCGLEMIYDDGSGDVDFGKLSAAGASAQTGIPAKQVAVVDVATKAAVAPQPVSEQPIEPYAKRASGLAEQPVTPPATRTSRSAAGGGAADEWDQRKPGGKSQRGALVALGGMAVLIVGGLIWAATVGNGEEASAEDAETASQMLREMVVSIPAPLGSAEDETRSGREIVEAEGNDQVTEWRAGVSRDPERFMNEVKPVLESFFAAESVDERIKWVADRERVMPLMNEFYARSGEAVGPIGVSEYFSGSSVRLGRFGVQLEVALADYTERDLVVVREGDKWRVDWEAFVRYSSMDVDGLKQQRPTETQLFRGRIAMMPSQYHNFAFSDAERWASLMLHGEDAGNLLYAYVDKRKPGFASELHRALIKAPDGIDVTLMLRYPENARVDNQVEVVDVVCIGFSDLLGLDAGKEE; encoded by the coding sequence ATGCACGACTGGTTATTGCTCAAATGTCCCGATTGCGGGAACACATTCCGCGTTGAGGCGGTGGATCATGCTGATAGAGCCGCATGTTCTGTGTGTGGCTTGGAAATGATTTACGACGACGGCTCCGGTGACGTGGATTTTGGCAAATTGAGCGCTGCGGGGGCGAGTGCGCAGACTGGCATCCCCGCGAAACAAGTGGCCGTTGTAGATGTGGCAACGAAGGCCGCTGTCGCACCTCAACCTGTTTCTGAGCAACCTATCGAGCCGTATGCCAAGCGTGCATCAGGTTTAGCTGAGCAACCCGTGACGCCGCCAGCCACACGCACGAGTCGCTCCGCTGCCGGTGGAGGGGCTGCGGATGAATGGGATCAGCGTAAGCCGGGCGGGAAGTCGCAACGCGGTGCATTGGTAGCTTTGGGCGGAATGGCAGTGTTGATCGTCGGCGGTTTGATCTGGGCGGCGACGGTCGGCAATGGTGAGGAGGCATCGGCTGAGGATGCGGAGACTGCGTCGCAGATGTTACGCGAGATGGTGGTGTCGATTCCTGCACCACTGGGATCGGCAGAAGATGAGACTCGTTCCGGGCGTGAGATTGTGGAGGCTGAGGGGAACGATCAGGTGACTGAGTGGCGGGCGGGTGTGTCCAGAGATCCAGAGCGCTTCATGAACGAGGTGAAGCCCGTACTCGAGAGCTTTTTCGCTGCCGAGTCGGTGGACGAGCGGATCAAATGGGTAGCGGATCGCGAGCGGGTGATGCCATTGATGAATGAGTTTTATGCGCGTAGTGGCGAAGCGGTGGGGCCAATCGGGGTGTCGGAGTATTTTTCCGGGAGCTCTGTAAGACTCGGGCGTTTTGGCGTGCAGTTGGAAGTGGCGTTGGCTGATTACACCGAGCGAGATCTTGTGGTTGTCCGCGAGGGGGACAAGTGGCGAGTGGATTGGGAGGCGTTTGTTCGCTATTCATCGATGGATGTGGATGGACTGAAGCAACAGAGGCCGACAGAGACGCAGTTGTTCCGGGGACGGATTGCGATGATGCCCTCGCAGTACCACAACTTTGCATTTTCTGATGCGGAGCGGTGGGCGAGCTTGATGCTTCATGGCGAGGATGCCGGGAACCTGCTCTACGCCTACGTGGACAAGCGCAAGCCGGGGTTTGCGAGTGAGCTCCACCGCGCATTGATCAAGGCTCCTGATGGAATTGATGTGACGTTGATGTTGCGCTATCCGGAAAACGCCCGTGTCGATAATCAGGTGGAAGTTGTGGATGTGGTGTGCATTGGGTTCAGCGATTTATTGGGGCTGGATGCAGGGAAGGAGGAATAA
- a CDS encoding TonB-dependent receptor, producing the protein MVSPGYATTKDKVLRINLDDSMYGTFAEIGAGQETVNNFFYVGASAGTVAKSISAYDMTMSDAIYGKTKRYVSRERLVHMLDHEYELLTQRLEQKRGADTRFFSYANTVRARGYKDNGECHGWMGIRLQMSPGHASNDILLHVRLLDPTNRRQQEALGVLGVNLIYGALFFDGDLDRFVCSLMDNLTAQRVEVDMLKFVGPDFASVDNRICSLMLVEKGLTPTAMFSANGSVVQPAECFYRKPIVVLRGGFQPPSRVHMDMLKQSRMRMNAQLGNGSGEEVVEVMEITMNNLLREREGGVDYNDFVARADMLQALGKNVLVSKFAQFHRLSAFFSRYTDKPIGVLVGLPLFERLFEAHWYEELEGGILEGFGRLFKNQVRLHVYPTAREPGGDIRRLESASVPVAMQSLLDYMRTNEMVEALDSEVEELLHFKPRDIRKMILAGDDRWQELVAPNLPGNLYQKFQ; encoded by the coding sequence ATGGTGAGCCCAGGATACGCGACGACGAAAGACAAGGTGCTGCGCATCAACTTGGACGACTCAATGTACGGCACATTTGCCGAGATTGGGGCGGGTCAGGAGACTGTGAACAATTTCTTCTACGTCGGGGCGAGCGCTGGGACGGTGGCCAAGTCCATTTCGGCCTACGACATGACGATGAGCGATGCCATTTATGGCAAGACGAAGCGTTATGTCTCGCGCGAGCGACTGGTGCACATGCTCGACCACGAGTATGAGTTGCTAACGCAGCGTCTGGAGCAAAAGCGGGGGGCTGATACGCGATTCTTTTCCTATGCGAATACGGTTCGTGCCCGAGGGTATAAAGACAATGGCGAGTGTCATGGCTGGATGGGAATCCGGCTGCAAATGAGCCCGGGGCACGCAAGTAACGATATTCTTTTGCATGTGCGGTTGTTGGATCCGACCAACCGGCGACAACAGGAAGCGTTGGGAGTGCTCGGGGTGAATTTGATCTACGGCGCGTTGTTCTTCGACGGTGATCTGGATCGTTTTGTTTGCTCGCTGATGGATAACTTGACGGCGCAGCGAGTGGAGGTCGACATGCTCAAGTTTGTGGGGCCAGACTTTGCCAGCGTGGACAACCGGATCTGCAGCCTGATGCTGGTGGAAAAAGGGCTGACTCCTACGGCAATGTTCTCTGCCAACGGCAGCGTGGTGCAACCTGCCGAGTGCTTTTATCGCAAGCCGATTGTGGTGCTGCGCGGGGGCTTCCAACCTCCGTCCCGAGTGCATATGGATATGCTCAAGCAGTCCCGGATGCGCATGAATGCACAATTGGGGAACGGCTCCGGTGAAGAGGTTGTGGAAGTGATGGAGATCACAATGAACAACTTGCTGCGCGAACGGGAGGGCGGAGTGGATTACAATGACTTTGTCGCACGAGCCGATATGTTACAGGCTTTGGGCAAGAACGTATTGGTCTCCAAGTTTGCGCAGTTTCACCGGCTGTCCGCGTTCTTTTCCAGATACACGGACAAGCCGATCGGCGTGCTGGTGGGCCTGCCTTTGTTTGAGCGATTGTTTGAAGCCCATTGGTACGAGGAACTGGAAGGCGGGATCCTCGAGGGCTTCGGGCGGTTGTTCAAGAACCAGGTGCGTTTGCACGTTTATCCGACCGCGCGCGAGCCGGGGGGGGACATCCGAAGGCTCGAAAGCGCCTCTGTGCCCGTGGCAATGCAGTCGCTGCTCGATTACATGCGCACTAATGAGATGGTCGAGGCGTTGGATAGTGAGGTAGAGGAGTTGTTGCACTTCAAGCCTCGCGACATCCGCAAGATGATATTGGCGGGGGATGATCGATGGCAGGAGTTGGTAGCTCCGAATCTGCCCGGGAATCTGTATCAGAAATTCCAGTAG
- a CDS encoding type II secretion system F family protein, which produces MPPLNQVPSSAPKPVAPKPVTPKPPKGAAKEQTAEGSAPKKEKKSLASKEIEIFGPKKIKMPEKELIKFYRGMASMLRSQINTGDALKYYAHGMTNRPVADKVIGIQEAITAGVPIHEAFRKSELFDDTTIGLVQAGTESGQLDQAFTAVAHRIKTAHEFKVKVRKAIAVPLVVISLLIFAFIMSQVKIVPQVEEMLMQVAQEPDAFTGLIFKMSHFTQEWWSTIVIAIVIAVVAIVFSEGLRTIITNIAMSKWRLLRNLIMGLRQMTFLGTMHMLHSNGINLAKAIQTAASSVKGTPMHDELKEAANKYQETGLPVSEAFKKFTSCDPQVSHMLFIGERAASIDTQLKMLSEMYEEDTRAYMEDFTAALNLVVLIVAVILIATVFIGTFLPIFLMGPKMMQGGNM; this is translated from the coding sequence ATGCCACCACTCAATCAAGTCCCATCCTCCGCGCCAAAGCCTGTTGCCCCCAAACCGGTTACCCCGAAGCCTCCCAAAGGCGCTGCGAAAGAGCAAACAGCTGAGGGAAGCGCACCTAAAAAGGAAAAGAAATCCTTGGCGAGCAAAGAGATCGAGATCTTCGGCCCAAAGAAGATCAAGATGCCCGAAAAGGAACTTATCAAGTTTTACCGGGGTATGGCATCAATGCTGCGCTCGCAGATCAACACAGGTGATGCATTGAAGTATTATGCCCACGGAATGACCAATCGACCGGTAGCTGATAAGGTCATAGGCATTCAAGAGGCGATTACAGCGGGGGTTCCGATTCATGAGGCATTCCGTAAGTCAGAGCTCTTCGACGACACCACCATTGGTCTGGTTCAGGCCGGAACAGAGTCCGGCCAACTGGATCAGGCCTTCACCGCAGTAGCCCATCGCATCAAGACGGCACACGAATTCAAGGTAAAGGTGAGGAAAGCAATTGCCGTCCCACTTGTTGTAATTTCCTTACTTATCTTTGCTTTCATCATGTCGCAGGTGAAGATCGTCCCCCAAGTAGAGGAGATGCTCATGCAAGTGGCCCAAGAACCGGACGCATTCACAGGTTTGATCTTTAAGATGAGTCACTTCACCCAGGAATGGTGGTCTACGATTGTTATAGCAATCGTTATCGCTGTGGTAGCGATCGTATTTTCAGAGGGGTTACGGACTATCATCACCAACATTGCGATGTCCAAATGGCGCCTGTTGCGCAACCTCATCATGGGACTTCGCCAAATGACCTTCCTCGGAACCATGCACATGCTGCACTCCAACGGAATCAACCTGGCAAAGGCTATTCAAACCGCAGCGAGCAGTGTCAAAGGGACGCCAATGCACGACGAGCTCAAGGAAGCTGCCAACAAATATCAGGAGACCGGCTTACCGGTTTCCGAGGCCTTCAAGAAATTCACATCTTGTGACCCACAGGTTTCCCACATGCTTTTCATTGGTGAAAGGGCTGCCTCTATCGATACCCAATTGAAGATGTTGTCGGAGATGTACGAGGAAGACACGCGCGCATACATGGAAGATTTCACCGCGGCCTTGAACTTGGTGGTTTTGATCGTCGCCGTGATTCTGATTGCCACGGTCTTCATTGGAACCTTCCTTCCAATCTTCTTGATGGGGCCAAAGATGATGCAAGGTGGCAACATGTAG
- a CDS encoding glycoside hydrolase family 2 TIM barrel-domain containing protein — MTLVRSSFQALAAISIAAALPLSLTAQAGDSPNWTPASSTAGFYQTDAEVREAINFNVGWRFFKGSKADAHTPSFNDENWEVVNLPHGLETLPLDASGCVNYQGVAWYRKQFTPPTDWQGQRIYVHFEGIMGKSKIWINGKLLKSHFGGFLPAHLDLTDHLKLGEPNVIAVLADNSNDPEYPPGKPQETLDFSYFGGIYRDVWLVKTGDVHFSNTNAVNETAGGGIFVHTKSIDANNATLQVDAHILNHSGKAQNVTVTSHLVDADGKTVGTSKSPARIDASGKVSHDIQVQDAKLWTPDTPYLHHLHVTIQDASGKTIDTLKLRVGIRTIEFKGRDGFWLNGKPYEHKLIGANRHQDYAHIGNALPNTTHWRDAKKLRDAGLRIIRNAHYPQDPAFMDACDELGLFVIVNTPGWQFWNPKPHFEQRVYSDVRNMVRRDRNRPSILLWEPILNETHYPAHFAQTVHNIVKEEYPYPGCYTACDAGAKGQEHFDVIFDHPMSNTPKINFWTDAVPNTAENRERFLKSPPNESRPIFTREWGDCVDNWNSHNSPSRVAVEWGEAAQLVQALHYSIPNFIYTAYDSLHHTSRQHFGGSLWHSFDHQRGYHPDPFWGGVMDAYRQPKYSYHMFKAQRDPQLEIPNVESGYFTFIANEMTPFSDSDVWVFSNCDEVRLKLHGEVIGNKSTKPQGAGMPHLPVVFEDVFDFMKVKKLNRARRGNDAAIVVEGLVDGKVVHTETRRPAMRRSQIILKPDYQNAALVADGSDIVPVVAYLADAAGNTKRLTNEFIQFKVTGEGSLVNDAEVAANPQKSRWGRAVALVRSTNTPGKITVTASVLRNGKNQPVTTSIDLQSIATSHTFLHSETPAVNTKSVKVQQDPQSQDSAEVEALRKKLQAVEKELTELKIKQVERQQSEFENGNQ, encoded by the coding sequence ATGACCTTAGTGCGCTCCTCATTCCAAGCTCTCGCTGCGATCTCCATCGCCGCCGCCCTACCGCTCAGCCTGACCGCACAAGCGGGCGACTCTCCGAACTGGACACCAGCCTCGTCTACTGCAGGCTTCTACCAGACCGACGCAGAGGTCCGAGAGGCCATCAATTTCAATGTCGGTTGGCGCTTTTTCAAAGGCTCAAAAGCGGACGCCCACACTCCTTCATTCAATGATGAAAACTGGGAGGTGGTGAACCTTCCGCACGGGCTAGAAACACTTCCGCTGGATGCCAGCGGCTGCGTGAACTACCAAGGCGTAGCCTGGTACCGCAAACAATTCACGCCCCCTACCGATTGGCAAGGTCAACGCATCTACGTCCACTTCGAAGGCATCATGGGGAAATCCAAAATCTGGATCAACGGCAAGCTGCTCAAATCCCATTTCGGCGGATTCCTTCCCGCACATCTGGACCTCACCGACCACCTTAAACTCGGTGAGCCCAATGTGATCGCCGTCCTCGCCGACAACTCAAACGACCCCGAATACCCACCGGGCAAGCCGCAGGAAACACTCGACTTCTCCTACTTCGGAGGCATCTACCGCGACGTTTGGCTCGTCAAAACCGGTGATGTTCACTTCAGCAATACCAACGCCGTCAACGAAACCGCAGGCGGCGGCATCTTCGTCCACACAAAGAGCATCGACGCCAACAACGCAACCCTTCAAGTCGATGCCCACATCCTGAACCACTCAGGCAAGGCCCAGAACGTCACGGTTACTTCCCATCTCGTGGATGCCGATGGAAAAACCGTTGGAACGAGCAAATCCCCGGCCCGCATCGACGCTTCCGGCAAGGTTTCCCACGACATTCAGGTGCAAGATGCCAAGCTCTGGACCCCGGACACCCCGTACCTTCATCACCTCCACGTCACGATTCAAGACGCCTCGGGTAAAACGATCGATACACTCAAGCTGCGCGTCGGCATCCGCACCATCGAATTCAAGGGCCGCGACGGGTTCTGGCTCAATGGCAAACCCTACGAGCACAAACTCATCGGAGCCAACCGCCACCAGGACTACGCTCATATTGGCAACGCCCTGCCGAATACCACCCATTGGCGCGACGCCAAAAAACTACGCGATGCCGGACTCCGGATCATCCGCAACGCACACTACCCGCAGGATCCTGCGTTCATGGATGCGTGCGACGAACTCGGGCTTTTCGTGATCGTCAACACACCTGGCTGGCAGTTCTGGAACCCAAAGCCACACTTTGAGCAGCGGGTCTACTCGGACGTCCGCAACATGGTGCGCCGCGACCGCAACCGCCCGTCGATCCTCCTGTGGGAACCCATTCTCAACGAAACCCACTACCCGGCACACTTCGCGCAAACCGTCCATAACATCGTCAAAGAAGAATACCCTTACCCCGGCTGCTACACGGCCTGCGACGCCGGTGCGAAGGGCCAGGAACATTTCGATGTGATCTTCGACCACCCGATGTCCAACACGCCGAAGATCAATTTCTGGACCGACGCTGTACCCAACACCGCGGAGAACCGTGAACGCTTCCTCAAGTCGCCACCTAACGAATCCCGGCCGATCTTCACCCGCGAGTGGGGCGACTGCGTGGACAACTGGAACTCGCACAACTCGCCAAGCCGCGTAGCCGTGGAATGGGGAGAAGCCGCCCAACTGGTGCAGGCTCTGCATTACTCGATTCCTAACTTCATCTACACAGCCTACGATTCGCTCCACCACACCTCACGCCAACACTTTGGCGGCAGCTTGTGGCACAGTTTCGACCATCAGCGTGGCTACCATCCGGATCCATTCTGGGGCGGGGTCATGGATGCCTACCGCCAGCCAAAGTACTCCTACCATATGTTCAAAGCACAAAGGGATCCTCAGCTTGAGATCCCGAACGTAGAGAGCGGATACTTCACGTTCATCGCCAATGAAATGACGCCATTCTCGGACTCCGACGTCTGGGTCTTCAGCAACTGCGACGAAGTGCGTCTCAAATTGCATGGCGAGGTCATTGGAAACAAATCCACCAAGCCACAAGGCGCCGGCATGCCGCACCTTCCGGTTGTCTTCGAAGACGTCTTCGACTTCATGAAGGTGAAAAAGCTCAACCGCGCACGCCGGGGCAATGATGCTGCTATCGTCGTCGAGGGGTTGGTCGATGGAAAAGTTGTCCACACCGAAACCCGCCGCCCGGCGATGCGCCGCAGTCAGATTATCCTTAAGCCTGACTACCAAAACGCGGCCCTCGTAGCTGATGGCTCGGACATCGTTCCAGTGGTCGCCTATCTGGCAGACGCCGCCGGCAATACCAAGCGCCTCACCAATGAGTTCATCCAATTCAAGGTGACCGGCGAAGGCTCGCTAGTGAACGATGCAGAGGTCGCCGCCAACCCACAGAAATCCCGTTGGGGCCGTGCGGTCGCTCTCGTCCGATCGACCAATACCCCCGGCAAGATCACCGTCACCGCATCTGTGTTGCGCAATGGTAAGAACCAGCCGGTGACTACGTCGATTGACCTGCAGTCGATCGCAACCAGCCACACCTTCCTCCACTCGGAAACACCAGCAGTGAACACCAAGAGTGTAAAAGTGCAGCAGGATCCGCAAAGTCAGGACTCCGCCGAAGTCGAGGCCCTCCGCAAAAAGCTCCAGGCTGTGGAAAAAGAACTCACCGAGCTCAAGATCAAACAGGTCGAACGCCAACAATCCGAGTTCGAAAACGGGAACCAGTAA
- a CDS encoding type II secretion system protein GspD codes for MKTKPSIPTLAMIAATAIGSISSIHAQGEPPADAPVSALERERVAAEAAFDGLIFEGEPLNDVIGLLATQAGKSYTHNPALNGPQYSVAGNIAAGDPLATIQELAFGFNVEIHVRGNTIYALSPQDVQQLPQEEWAYQLKYLRPSDFENLRGIIQPLLTPGTGTVNFEPKTNTLLVIDSKRRIERINNFMAKLDRPKGQIIVETKILRINSSAGSRIGVDWSSTLGEQGLTFDAIQNLNSLFNLPDSRSLSKVTTDDFTSGQELANSVTNGLIGGANGQLTNNGSLNTNSIETRSSTPGSGLVLAPVQLQAVLRALNEGNIANQRTNPTLITEDNEQALITIIDRVPIITSTISQTSAGQNITDEVRYTIDESDPTLSDAENPGETREVGVTLTVTPTLLPDNTIRMDLRPRTAQIVDFVEGRSGNVYPRVTESMVQSIARVPNGHSLIIGGFYGYTDSNKENKVPILGDIPVVNFFFKSKETIKESTSLVFIITPTSYDPSSAIENLRANDAIYDNVALDSDHNEVFSPRVEGVAHRSNMGNTVRNIMRPRDDKAEDQRNPLVRPERADEKVQQNMERYEATYQKAKAAQSQQAAPATKAPAKTTPSSKKFEGGMFD; via the coding sequence ATGAAAACGAAGCCCTCCATCCCAACCTTGGCCATGATCGCCGCCACGGCGATTGGGTCGATCTCCTCAATCCATGCCCAAGGCGAACCGCCTGCCGACGCTCCGGTAAGTGCGCTTGAGCGCGAACGCGTTGCCGCCGAGGCCGCCTTTGACGGTCTGATTTTCGAGGGCGAACCCCTCAATGACGTGATCGGTCTGCTCGCCACCCAGGCCGGCAAATCCTACACCCACAACCCGGCACTTAACGGACCACAATACTCCGTCGCCGGTAACATCGCCGCTGGAGATCCACTTGCCACCATCCAAGAGCTCGCATTTGGCTTCAATGTCGAGATTCACGTCCGTGGCAACACCATCTACGCACTCTCGCCTCAGGATGTGCAACAATTGCCGCAGGAAGAGTGGGCCTATCAGCTCAAGTATCTTCGCCCATCGGACTTCGAGAACCTGCGTGGCATCATCCAACCGCTGCTGACTCCTGGCACGGGAACCGTCAACTTCGAGCCGAAAACCAACACCCTTTTGGTGATCGATTCGAAACGCCGGATCGAGCGCATCAACAACTTCATGGCAAAGCTCGACCGACCAAAGGGGCAGATCATCGTGGAAACGAAGATCCTGCGTATCAATAGCTCGGCCGGCAGCCGCATTGGTGTCGACTGGAGCTCGACTCTCGGCGAGCAGGGCCTGACCTTCGACGCCATTCAGAACCTTAACTCGCTCTTCAATCTGCCAGATTCACGCTCGCTGTCGAAGGTCACCACCGACGACTTCACTTCTGGACAGGAGCTTGCAAACTCCGTTACAAACGGCTTGATCGGAGGCGCCAATGGCCAACTTACCAACAACGGCTCGCTCAACACCAACTCGATCGAAACCCGCTCCTCGACCCCAGGTTCCGGATTGGTTCTTGCTCCGGTTCAGCTCCAAGCCGTGCTCCGTGCACTCAACGAAGGCAACATTGCCAACCAGCGCACCAACCCGACGTTGATCACCGAGGACAACGAACAGGCACTCATCACGATCATCGACCGTGTGCCAATCATCACCTCGACCATCTCGCAGACATCCGCCGGCCAGAACATCACCGACGAAGTCCGCTACACCATCGACGAGTCCGACCCAACTCTCTCCGATGCGGAGAACCCTGGCGAAACCCGCGAGGTCGGTGTGACCCTTACCGTCACCCCTACCCTGCTGCCGGACAACACCATCCGCATGGACCTGCGCCCGCGTACCGCACAGATCGTCGACTTCGTCGAAGGCCGCAGTGGCAACGTTTACCCACGCGTTACCGAATCGATGGTTCAGTCGATTGCTCGCGTCCCTAACGGTCACTCGCTGATCATCGGTGGCTTCTACGGATACACCGACAGCAACAAGGAGAACAAAGTCCCGATCCTCGGTGACATCCCGGTGGTGAACTTCTTCTTCAAGAGCAAGGAAACCATCAAGGAGTCGACCAGCTTGGTGTTCATCATCACCCCGACCTCGTACGATCCATCCAGCGCCATCGAAAATCTCCGCGCCAATGACGCCATCTACGACAACGTAGCCCTGGACAGCGACCACAACGAAGTCTTCTCACCTCGCGTCGAAGGTGTCGCCCATCGATCCAACATGGGCAACACCGTGCGTAACATCATGCGCCCACGTGACGACAAAGCCGAAGATCAGCGCAACCCATTGGTTCGCCCCGAGCGCGCCGATGAAAAGGTGCAGCAAAACATGGAGCGCTACGAAGCGACCTATCAAAAGGCCAAGGCAGCGCAATCTCAGCAGGCAGCACCTGCGACCAAGGCTCCTGCCAAAACCACCCCAAGCTCGAAGAAATTCGAGGGGGGCATGTTTGACTAG
- a CDS encoding pilus assembly FimT family protein gives MKTPLITSSLRTKSLHGLTLLEMTLVICILMIFIGLGLGYSTVTQDWKKGKMASEALREVYSAQKTYLGDHPTSNVADLTQEDITPYLRNGLTEVPTVVGLDDATYTIKVNVSPPVIDDGAGGIYDPSDRSDDGLWDVGF, from the coding sequence ATGAAGACTCCACTCATCACCAGCAGTCTCCGAACCAAGTCTCTGCACGGCCTCACATTGCTAGAAATGACGTTGGTCATATGCATCCTGATGATATTCATCGGTCTCGGCTTGGGCTATTCGACAGTCACGCAGGACTGGAAAAAGGGGAAAATGGCATCTGAGGCTCTTCGTGAAGTGTATTCAGCCCAAAAGACCTACCTAGGTGACCATCCCACCAGTAACGTCGCAGATCTGACCCAAGAGGACATCACACCATATCTCCGCAATGGGCTCACGGAGGTTCCGACCGTGGTTGGTCTCGACGATGCGACCTACACCATCAAAGTAAACGTCAGCCCTCCAGTTATTGATGATGGCGCCGGCGGTATCTACGACCCCTCCGACCGCTCGGACGACGGCTTGTGGGACGTTGGCTTCTAG
- a CDS encoding GspE/PulE family protein — translation MISIDSITFNEGISDRIMARLEAHDPAIANINHDQIESKTTRSTLMAAIASLRDLPFIPKVAALTDMELVRVCDPKVLNRGMFAPIAREGKFLIVAVCDPWNDLPLDYLGLIFPELEITMVVTLPSEITKIVEVLSSTAGPGKSELEAIEVEDTDDEIQDFDVLKKYDEPIAQLIATMMATAVQLGVSDIHIKVEKDTFYYSYRLDGDLGEKYQLPMKLRDRVDAFLMNLMKLATEKRSTSPGISGRFSLSYLHRSIDVRYERHRTYRGYHVTMRLLDKGNLSVALGKGNMAFDPETLFELRRVMRIPAGIIVMSGPTGSGKSTTLNAMLRELNEPEVNILTLENPVEDEIPGVTHCDLKGPAEFKPMISSFMRSDPDIILMGEVRDTESAELAIEAAITGHKVLTTVHTPRASQIIERFEQLGMERWKIAQTLKAACAQRLCKELCTSCKIRLDGVSEEDRRVFNLEEEWAHKEVYKAAPEGCSECGGSGYKGRTAILEIIPISPSVSDELSKGTLSPYELEIRIQEEGRLPSLRKSGLRLLEAGKTDLKALAKVIDMTYTD, via the coding sequence ATGATCTCTATCGACAGCATCACCTTCAATGAAGGCATCAGCGACCGGATCATGGCGCGTCTTGAGGCGCATGACCCGGCAATCGCAAACATCAACCACGACCAGATCGAGTCGAAGACCACGCGTTCGACCCTGATGGCGGCAATTGCTTCGCTGCGCGATCTCCCCTTTATCCCGAAAGTGGCCGCATTGACGGATATGGAGTTGGTACGCGTTTGCGACCCAAAAGTCCTCAACCGCGGCATGTTCGCGCCTATCGCACGCGAAGGAAAATTCCTGATCGTGGCGGTCTGTGACCCGTGGAACGACCTGCCGCTCGACTACCTCGGGCTGATCTTTCCTGAGCTTGAGATCACCATGGTGGTCACGCTCCCCTCGGAGATCACCAAGATCGTCGAGGTGCTCTCGTCGACTGCCGGCCCCGGGAAATCCGAGCTCGAAGCAATTGAAGTCGAAGACACCGACGACGAAATTCAGGATTTCGACGTCCTTAAGAAGTACGACGAACCCATCGCCCAATTGATCGCCACTATGATGGCGACCGCCGTCCAGCTTGGTGTTTCTGATATTCACATCAAAGTGGAGAAGGACACCTTCTACTACAGCTACCGTCTCGACGGGGACCTGGGCGAGAAGTACCAGCTTCCAATGAAGCTGCGCGACCGTGTCGACGCCTTCCTGATGAACTTGATGAAGCTGGCGACCGAAAAACGTTCGACCAGCCCGGGCATCTCCGGTCGTTTCAGTCTTTCCTACCTTCACCGCAGTATCGACGTCCGTTACGAGCGCCACCGGACCTACCGTGGTTACCACGTGACCATGCGATTGCTCGACAAAGGCAACTTGAGCGTTGCTCTCGGTAAAGGCAACATGGCCTTCGACCCGGAGACCCTTTTCGAGCTACGCCGCGTGATGCGTATCCCGGCTGGTATTATCGTGATGTCCGGACCTACCGGATCCGGTAAGTCCACCACGCTCAACGCCATGCTGCGCGAGCTCAACGAACCCGAGGTCAACATCCTCACTCTGGAAAACCCGGTGGAGGATGAAATCCCCGGCGTGACCCACTGTGACTTGAAAGGCCCTGCCGAGTTCAAACCCATGATCTCCTCGTTCATGCGAAGTGACCCGGATATCATCCTGATGGGTGAGGTGCGTGACACCGAATCCGCAGAACTTGCTATCGAGGCCGCTATTACCGGTCACAAGGTGCTGACCACGGTCCACACGCCACGGGCCAGTCAGATCATCGAACGTTTCGAGCAGCTCGGAATGGAGCGCTGGAAGATCGCGCAGACTCTAAAAGCAGCCTGCGCCCAGCGTCTCTGTAAGGAACTCTGCACGTCCTGCAAGATCCGCCTCGATGGCGTCTCAGAGGAAGATCGCCGGGTTTTCAACTTGGAGGAAGAGTGGGCACACAAAGAGGTGTATAAGGCGGCCCCTGAGGGTTGCTCGGAATGCGGAGGCAGTGGCTACAAAGGACGTACCGCCATTCTGGAAATCATCCCGATCTCGCCCTCAGTCTCCGATGAGCTCTCAAAAGGCACACTCAGCCCGTACGAGCTGGAGATCCGAATCCAGGAAGAAGGCCGCCTGCCGTCCCTTCGCAAAAGTGGTCTTCGCCTATTGGAAGCCGGAAAAACCGACCTCAAAGCACTCGCCAAGGTCATTGATATGACCTACACCGACTAG